The following coding sequences lie in one Klebsiella huaxiensis genomic window:
- the phnT gene encoding 2-aminoethylphosphonate ABC transport system ATP-binding subunit PhnT produces MLMKTTASHTPLLAGTTGIILDSLRVSYHGNVVLKPLSLTIEPGEVLALIGPSGSGKTTVLRAIAGFVQPAGGRILIGDTDVTHLPPYKRGLGMVVQNYALFPHMKVEDNVAFGLRAQKQSKALIAERVNEALKIVGMADYASRYPHQLSGGQQQRVAIARAIAVRPRVLLLDEPLSALDAQIRHNMVEEIARLHRELPELTILYVTHDQTEALTLADKIGIMKDGSLIAHGETHQLYHYPPNRFAAEFLGRANILQATALKDTSGPGLVSVSCGGGLINAFSYGGQHGNNKLLCIRPQHMSLSPRTATSNRLNVTLTSVHWQGDLTHLVCDVAGEAVRIVMTHVDPLPRAGDKLALYFEPNDAVLIEV; encoded by the coding sequence ATGTTGATGAAAACGACTGCCTCTCACACCCCATTATTGGCGGGAACCACCGGGATTATCCTCGACTCGCTGCGCGTTTCTTATCACGGCAACGTGGTGCTAAAGCCGCTGTCATTGACCATTGAACCGGGCGAAGTGCTGGCGCTGATTGGCCCCTCTGGTTCCGGGAAAACCACAGTGCTGCGGGCGATAGCCGGATTTGTACAGCCCGCGGGTGGTCGAATTTTGATTGGCGACACCGACGTCACTCATCTGCCGCCGTATAAACGCGGCCTCGGGATGGTGGTGCAAAACTACGCCCTTTTCCCGCATATGAAGGTGGAAGATAACGTTGCTTTTGGCCTGCGGGCGCAGAAACAGTCGAAAGCGCTGATCGCCGAGCGAGTCAACGAAGCGCTGAAAATCGTTGGTATGGCGGATTACGCCAGCCGTTATCCGCATCAGCTCTCAGGCGGCCAGCAGCAACGCGTCGCCATTGCCCGCGCTATCGCCGTGCGCCCACGAGTACTGTTGCTCGATGAACCGCTCTCGGCGCTGGATGCGCAAATCCGCCATAACATGGTGGAGGAAATCGCCCGCCTGCACCGCGAACTGCCGGAACTAACGATTCTCTACGTCACCCACGATCAGACCGAAGCCCTGACCCTGGCAGACAAGATTGGCATCATGAAAGATGGTTCGCTGATTGCCCACGGCGAAACCCACCAGCTCTACCACTATCCCCCCAACCGCTTTGCCGCTGAGTTTCTCGGGCGCGCCAATATCCTGCAGGCGACGGCGCTGAAAGATACTTCGGGGCCGGGGCTGGTCAGCGTCAGCTGCGGCGGCGGGCTGATTAATGCTTTCAGCTATGGCGGCCAGCACGGTAACAACAAGCTGTTATGCATACGCCCGCAGCATATGAGCCTCTCACCGCGAACGGCCACCAGCAACCGACTTAACGTCACCTTGACGTCGGTGCACTGGCAGGGTGATTTGACCCACCTGGTATGCGACGTCGCGGGGGAAGCGGTACGCATCGTAATGACCCACGTGGATCCGCTGCCGCGTGCGGGCGACAAGCTGGCGCTCTATTTTGAACCCAATGATGCGGTCCTGATCGAGGTGTAA
- the phnS gene encoding 2-aminoethylphosphonate ABC transporter substrate-binding protein translates to MKLSRLALLSAIALASAPVWADGVVTVYSADGLHDGDNSWYQNQFDAFTKATGIKVQYVEGGSGAIVERLAKERTNPQADVLVTVPPFIQRAAKEQLLAEFKPQGSEQIPGVHDRYSPLVNNYLTFIYNSKLLKAAPASWQDLLDSRFKNKLQYSTPGQAGDGTAVMLQAFHSLGSKDAGFDYLGKLQANNVGPSASTGKLTALVNKGELYVANGDLQMNLSQMARNPNVQIFWPADAKGERSALALPYTVGLVQNGPNSENGKKLINFLLDKPAQTSVSALSWGLPIRSDVAPEDANFKAAKEALDGVKSWEPNWDDVAVSLSADIARWHQVTDSE, encoded by the coding sequence ATGAAACTCTCCCGACTCGCTCTGCTATCCGCTATCGCCCTCGCCAGCGCCCCGGTTTGGGCCGATGGCGTGGTGACCGTTTATTCCGCCGACGGTCTGCACGATGGCGACAACAGCTGGTATCAAAATCAATTTGACGCCTTCACAAAAGCAACGGGGATCAAAGTGCAGTACGTTGAAGGCGGCTCCGGGGCGATTGTCGAGCGTCTGGCGAAAGAGCGTACCAATCCACAGGCTGATGTGCTGGTGACGGTTCCGCCATTTATTCAGCGCGCCGCCAAAGAGCAGCTATTAGCCGAATTTAAGCCGCAGGGCAGCGAACAGATCCCCGGCGTCCACGACCGCTACTCGCCGCTGGTCAACAACTACCTGACCTTCATCTATAACAGCAAGCTGCTGAAAGCCGCCCCGGCCAGCTGGCAAGATCTGCTCGATAGCCGCTTCAAAAACAAGCTTCAATACTCCACGCCGGGCCAGGCGGGCGACGGCACCGCCGTGATGCTGCAGGCGTTCCACAGCCTCGGTAGCAAAGACGCGGGTTTCGACTATCTCGGCAAACTTCAGGCGAACAACGTTGGCCCGTCGGCTTCGACCGGCAAGCTGACCGCGCTGGTCAACAAAGGCGAGTTGTACGTCGCTAACGGTGACCTGCAAATGAACCTGTCGCAGATGGCGCGTAACCCGAACGTACAAATTTTCTGGCCAGCAGACGCGAAAGGCGAACGTAGCGCGCTGGCGCTGCCCTACACCGTCGGCCTGGTACAGAACGGTCCGAACAGCGAAAACGGCAAAAAGTTGATTAACTTCCTGCTCGATAAACCGGCTCAGACCAGCGTCAGCGCGCTCTCCTGGGGGTTGCCGATACGCAGCGATGTGGCACCGGAAGACGCTAACTTTAAAGCGGCGAAAGAGGCGCTCGACGGCGTGAAAAGCTGGGAACCGAACTGGGACGATGTTGCGGTTTCACTGTCGGCGGATATTGCCCGCTGGCATCAAGTGACGGACAGCGAGTAA